A window from Calliopsis andreniformis isolate RMS-2024a chromosome 5, iyCalAndr_principal, whole genome shotgun sequence encodes these proteins:
- the Syt14 gene encoding synaptotagmin 14 produces MILAGSDHFLAVPVEATAFLGAVAGFVVLLLALFLYLSRKWCFTPPSTTALFGGVCVPLCESNNSSTSQITKNIGKAFSYSDPETSSDSEEDALRLNSRPHPPPDTLTIQAEDGPTIVDAGTTSSSCTEEHSPTDQQQCVVEVGASSILLDTRELREQEVEVEQNGPTTNDVITTMGTVTEEVGSLEVAFLYDAPMREMTVHVLQGRNYPEGIGGSQVRLVLLPSKKQRRKTRVRQGTSPQYMESFLLPRVNPEDVNAMGVRLRVYLWGGRMRRERLLGEARVSFDQINLQLETTLWLTLQPPPSSSVQDWGTTSSLTRSDSTGSQQSVQSYASPTIPPYGSSMKGGSVAEILIGLAYNGTTGRLSVEIIKGSHFRGGGGNDTKPPDTYVKLALVDSNGHEMERSKTGLKRAQPNPLYKETFIFQVALFQLGDVTLFLSVYNRRRGGMGRKGREMIGWLSLGLNSSGAEELQHWNDMRAARQPTQVQRWHSLLRP; encoded by the exons ATGATTCTGGCTGGATCAGACCATTTTCTGGCGG TACCTGTGGAAGCGACAGCATTTCTGGGTGCCGTTGCTGGCTTCGTGGTTCTTCTCCTGGCTTTGTTTCTCTACCTCTCACGCAAGTGGTGCTTCACCCCGCCGTCCACCACTGCGCTTTTCGGCGGTGTTTGCGTTCCCCTGTGTGAATCTAACAACAGCTCTACCTCGCAGATCACGAAGAACATTG GAAAGGCATTCTCCTACTCGGATCCAGAGACTAGCTCCGACTCGGAAGAAGACGCCCTTCGTCTGAATTCTCGCCCTCATCCGCCGCCGGATACTCTAACCATCCAGGCCGAGGATGGACCAACTATCGTGG ACGCTGGAACTACCTCAAGCAGCTGTACAGAGGAACACTCTCCTACGGACCAACAACAG TGCGTAGTAGAAGTTGGAGCCTCTAGTATCCTGCTCGATACCAGAGAACTGAGGGAACAGGAAGTAGAGGTCGAACAGAATGGACCGACGACCAATGACGTCATCACGACAATGGGCACCGTCACGGAGGAGGTGGGCAGCTTGGAGGTCGCCTTTTTGTATGACGCCCCAATGCGAGAGATGACG GTTCACGTACTGCAAGGACGAAACTACCCTGAAGGTATAGGCGGCAGTCAGGTGCGCCTGGTGCTTCTACCATCGAAGAAACAGAGACGCAAGACGAGAGTTCGCCAGGGGACGTCTCCCCAGTACATGGAGAGCTTCTTGCTCCCTCGCGTGAATCCAGAGGACGTGAATGCGATGGGGGTGCGCTTGAGAGTTTACCTCTGGGGCGGAAGAATGCGTCGAGAGAGATTGCTCGGCGAGGCCAGAGTCTCCTTCGATCAGATTAATCTTCAGCTCGAGACAACTCTCTGGTTAACATTACAACCACCACCTTCATCGTCG GTACAAGATTGGGGCACAACTAGTAGTTTGACTCGCAGCGACTCGACAGGATCTCAACAGTCTGTACAGTCATATGCCTCGCCAACCATACCACCCTATGGAAGCAGTATGAAGGGCGGAAGCGTGGCAGAAATTCTGATAGGCTTGGCGTATAACGGGACGACGGGACGCTTATCGGTAGAAATAATCAAAGGGTCACATTTCCGAGGTGGCGGTGGTAACGACACGAAACCACCCGACACGTACGTCAAGCTTGCTCTTGTGGATAGTAATGGTCACGAAATGGAGCGATCCAAAACTGGTCTGAAGCGTGCCCAACCCAACCCTCTTTACAAGGAAACTTTCATATTCCAG GTTGCTCTGTTCCAACTTGGCGACGTGACGCTTTTTTTGTCTGTCTATAATCGACGAAGAGGCGGAATGGGAAGGAAAGGAAGGGAAATGATCGGTTGGCTGAGTTTGGGACTAAACAGTTCCGGTGCAGAGGAGCTCCAGCATTGGAACGACATGCGTGCGGCTAGACAGCCAACACAGGTTCAACGCTGGCACTCTCTGCTACGTCCTTGA
- the Cls gene encoding cardiolipin synthase isoform X1, protein MWNTKIFNLMGQEQVIMSYCTILRFKQSTTLNKYLLEKCFKQYLMYNASVYSTGINNHHKSYLTKKERIAKRKALRSQILQDIKQTKRKVEQIIEKENIWTIPNLLCMGRIVTSPYLSYLILSQDYQVALWLLIIAGFSDLADGWIARTWTSQASKLGSFLDPVADKLLVGTLFLSLAWVGLVPIPLTCLVVVRDIALVSAASYIRYKSLPPPKSLARYFDPTHATVQLAPTYISKINTVIQLSFVAGTLAAPIFHFVNHPVLEGLCYVTAITTLAGGISYLISKNTYKLLRKNSSTKSRHT, encoded by the exons ATGTGGAAcacgaaaatttttaatttgatgggG CAGGAGCAAGTAATTATGAGCTACTGTACGATATTACGGTTTAAACAATCCACAACTTTAAATAAATACTTGTTAGAGAAATGCTTCAAACAATATTTAATGTATAATGCAAGTGTGTATTCTACTGGAATTAATAATCATCACAAAAGTTATCTTACTAAGAAGGAACGTATTGCTAAGAGAAAGGCATTAAGATCACAAATACTTCAGGACATCAAACAAACAAAACGAAAAGTAGAACAAATCATTGAAAAAGAAAACATTTGGACAATACCAAATTTACTTTGTATGGGTAGAATTGTAACATCTCCTTATTTAAGTTATTTGATTTTATCTCAAGATTATCAG GTAGCATTGTGGCTATTAATAATTGCAGGATTTAGTGATTTAGCAGATGGATGGATTGCACGTACATGGACATCTCAAGCATCGAAACTTGGTAGTTTCTTAGACCCAGTTGCAGATAAATTACTTGTAGGTACATTGTTTCTTTCACTAGCCTGGGTTGGATTGGTTCCTATTCCTCTGACATGCCTTGTTGTTGTACGAGACATTGCTCTGGTTTCTGCTGCTTCATATATTAGATATAAATCTCTACCTCCACCA AAATCTTTGGCCAGGTATTTTGACCCTACTCATGCAACTGTGCAACTAGCTCCAACatatataagtaaaattaatacCGTTATTCAGTTATCTTTTGTTGCTGGGACATTGGCTGCTCCTATATTTCATTTTGTAAATCACCCAGTTTTAGAAGGTCTGTGCTATGTGACAGCAATAACAACATTAGCAGGTGGTATAAGTTACTTGATATcaaaaaatacatataaattatTACGTAAAAACAGCTCAACAAAATCTCGCCATACATAG
- the Cls gene encoding cardiolipin synthase isoform X2: MWNTKIFNLMGEQVIMSYCTILRFKQSTTLNKYLLEKCFKQYLMYNASVYSTGINNHHKSYLTKKERIAKRKALRSQILQDIKQTKRKVEQIIEKENIWTIPNLLCMGRIVTSPYLSYLILSQDYQVALWLLIIAGFSDLADGWIARTWTSQASKLGSFLDPVADKLLVGTLFLSLAWVGLVPIPLTCLVVVRDIALVSAASYIRYKSLPPPKSLARYFDPTHATVQLAPTYISKINTVIQLSFVAGTLAAPIFHFVNHPVLEGLCYVTAITTLAGGISYLISKNTYKLLRKNSSTKSRHT; the protein is encoded by the exons ATGTGGAAcacgaaaatttttaatttgatgggG GAGCAAGTAATTATGAGCTACTGTACGATATTACGGTTTAAACAATCCACAACTTTAAATAAATACTTGTTAGAGAAATGCTTCAAACAATATTTAATGTATAATGCAAGTGTGTATTCTACTGGAATTAATAATCATCACAAAAGTTATCTTACTAAGAAGGAACGTATTGCTAAGAGAAAGGCATTAAGATCACAAATACTTCAGGACATCAAACAAACAAAACGAAAAGTAGAACAAATCATTGAAAAAGAAAACATTTGGACAATACCAAATTTACTTTGTATGGGTAGAATTGTAACATCTCCTTATTTAAGTTATTTGATTTTATCTCAAGATTATCAG GTAGCATTGTGGCTATTAATAATTGCAGGATTTAGTGATTTAGCAGATGGATGGATTGCACGTACATGGACATCTCAAGCATCGAAACTTGGTAGTTTCTTAGACCCAGTTGCAGATAAATTACTTGTAGGTACATTGTTTCTTTCACTAGCCTGGGTTGGATTGGTTCCTATTCCTCTGACATGCCTTGTTGTTGTACGAGACATTGCTCTGGTTTCTGCTGCTTCATATATTAGATATAAATCTCTACCTCCACCA AAATCTTTGGCCAGGTATTTTGACCCTACTCATGCAACTGTGCAACTAGCTCCAACatatataagtaaaattaatacCGTTATTCAGTTATCTTTTGTTGCTGGGACATTGGCTGCTCCTATATTTCATTTTGTAAATCACCCAGTTTTAGAAGGTCTGTGCTATGTGACAGCAATAACAACATTAGCAGGTGGTATAAGTTACTTGATATcaaaaaatacatataaattatTACGTAAAAACAGCTCAACAAAATCTCGCCATACATAG
- the Cls gene encoding cardiolipin synthase isoform X3, translating into MSYCTILRFKQSTTLNKYLLEKCFKQYLMYNASVYSTGINNHHKSYLTKKERIAKRKALRSQILQDIKQTKRKVEQIIEKENIWTIPNLLCMGRIVTSPYLSYLILSQDYQVALWLLIIAGFSDLADGWIARTWTSQASKLGSFLDPVADKLLVGTLFLSLAWVGLVPIPLTCLVVVRDIALVSAASYIRYKSLPPPKSLARYFDPTHATVQLAPTYISKINTVIQLSFVAGTLAAPIFHFVNHPVLEGLCYVTAITTLAGGISYLISKNTYKLLRKNSSTKSRHT; encoded by the exons ATGAGCTACTGTACGATATTACGGTTTAAACAATCCACAACTTTAAATAAATACTTGTTAGAGAAATGCTTCAAACAATATTTAATGTATAATGCAAGTGTGTATTCTACTGGAATTAATAATCATCACAAAAGTTATCTTACTAAGAAGGAACGTATTGCTAAGAGAAAGGCATTAAGATCACAAATACTTCAGGACATCAAACAAACAAAACGAAAAGTAGAACAAATCATTGAAAAAGAAAACATTTGGACAATACCAAATTTACTTTGTATGGGTAGAATTGTAACATCTCCTTATTTAAGTTATTTGATTTTATCTCAAGATTATCAG GTAGCATTGTGGCTATTAATAATTGCAGGATTTAGTGATTTAGCAGATGGATGGATTGCACGTACATGGACATCTCAAGCATCGAAACTTGGTAGTTTCTTAGACCCAGTTGCAGATAAATTACTTGTAGGTACATTGTTTCTTTCACTAGCCTGGGTTGGATTGGTTCCTATTCCTCTGACATGCCTTGTTGTTGTACGAGACATTGCTCTGGTTTCTGCTGCTTCATATATTAGATATAAATCTCTACCTCCACCA AAATCTTTGGCCAGGTATTTTGACCCTACTCATGCAACTGTGCAACTAGCTCCAACatatataagtaaaattaatacCGTTATTCAGTTATCTTTTGTTGCTGGGACATTGGCTGCTCCTATATTTCATTTTGTAAATCACCCAGTTTTAGAAGGTCTGTGCTATGTGACAGCAATAACAACATTAGCAGGTGGTATAAGTTACTTGATATcaaaaaatacatataaattatTACGTAAAAACAGCTCAACAAAATCTCGCCATACATAG
- the Cia30 gene encoding complex I intermediate-associated protein 30, translating to MFRMIHVCSRIPNKRNLHTNNCLYYNEPKRSNYPVVYDRPPKDENFSLLGRLREGWKNVKEEFSLLAHEIRDGYTLHKSVVIPNEDVVVWKFDGTEKSLDQWIVTCDSDYNEGFSTAKLDLSPRGTGIFHGTLSTRTPKDGKIDKSGFCNITTVRKIKSFQRKDYYDWSEFNTLVMKVRGDGRCYAINILQKGNVDVTWYDSYHYVLYTRGGPYWQYVKIPFSKFAFGWKGVLQDNQIPMPKELVTNLGITVSDRKNGPFKLEIDYIGVYLDLFHMESSAYEMYDQSKM from the exons ATGTTTCGCATGATACACGTGTGTTCAAGAATTCCTAATAAAAGAAACTTACATACGAATAATTGTCTATATTATAATGAACCCAAAAGATCAAACTATCCAGTAGTGTATGATAGACCACCAAAAGATGAAAATTTCAGTCTACTTGGTAGACTACGAGAAGGATGGAAAAATGTCAAAGAAGAATTTTCATTGCTAGCTCACGAAATCCGAGATGGTTATACGCTACACAAATCTGTGGTGATACCAAATGAAGACGTCGTTGTTTGGAAGTTTGATGGAACTGAAAAATCATTGGATCAATGGATTGTCACTTGTGACAGCGATTATAATGAAGGTTTCTCAACTGCTAA ATTAGATTTGTCACCGCGTGGTACTGGAATATTTCATGGTACATTAAGTACACGTACACCAAAAGATGGTAAAATTGATAAATCTGGTTTTTGTAATATAACTACGGTAAGGAAAATTAAATCTTTCCAACGAAAAGACTACTATGATTGGTCAGAGTTCAATACTCTTGTAATGAAAGTCAGAGGAGATGGCAGGTGTTACGcgataaatattttacaaaaggGAAACGTAGACGTAACTTGGTATGACAGTTATCATTATGTATTATATACTAGAGGTGGTCCCTATTGGCAATACGTAAAAATACCCTTCTCTAAATTTGCATTTGGATGGAAAGGAGTTCTCCAAGATAATCAGATACCTATGCCAAAAGAGCTAGTCACAAATTTGGGAATTACAGTTAGTGATCGTAAAAATGGACCCTTCAAATTAGAAATTGATTACATTGGAGTGTATCTTGATTTGTTCCATATGGAATCTTCTGCCTATGAAATGTACGATCAGAGTAAAATGTAA
- the Pnpase gene encoding polyribonucleotide nucleotidyltransferase 1, which yields MVLFRRSGLLNKRNIIFLCLKNQNKNGNTFNRFNSTQSGNHFVQVELSNGRKMTFECGKYARLASGNVTAMFGETVVMATVVRQNEPSNSSIVPLTVNYRQKAAAIGRIPTNFFRREFGFTEQEVLTSRVIDRSIRPLFSEEYSYETQLVCNLMAVDGIHDPDVLAINAASAVLSISDVPWDGPVAAVKVGLVNNEFIINPVRQELQHSSLNLVVTCTGKNLIVMLEGSANDVLEQDLRKAIRLAVKECQIIIQSIMNLQKQVGKCKAKLPQNSEVPNDMTDAVSDFSKNELHNIFTCYSHDKMSRDNAINDLRSKMLNSLTHDNPNNAEFATKAFDKLIKQVFRSLVFEKNKRCDGREMDQIRDITCQVNLFRPVHGSAFFQRGQTQVLCAVTLDSIENALKLDLVSMLASGVKEKNFFLHYEFPPYATNETGRLAGFNRREIGHGALAEKSLQCVVPKDYPFAIRLTSEVLESNGSSSMATVCGGSLALMDAGVPISAPVAGVAIGLITKVRQKDKKNIEKYKILTDILGIEDYLGDMDFKIAGTKKGFTALQADVKIPGIPLKIIMESIMQASVAKSRIIATMNKVLSSSKTDKKENKPVVETIEIPVQKRAKFLGVGGINLKKIFLETGVNIHLQDENVYSVFAPNQNAMDEAKEMINKLFEKTAEPTLTFGDIYKAKITEIREGGVMVTLYPNMAPTLLPISQLDRRKVYHPSALGLEVGQEIEVKYFGRDPVNGHIRLSRKVLQEPCSDVRNFISAEAK from the exons ATGGTGTTGTTCAGACGCAGTGGATTGTTAAATAAGAGAAATATAATCTTTTTATGTTTAAAGAATCAGAACAAAAATGGAAATACGTTTAATAGATTTAATTCGACACAATCTGGAAATCACTTTGTACAAGTGGAACTATCCAACGG GAGAAAGATGACATTTGAATGTGGAAAATATGCACGGCTTGCGAGTGGAAATGTTACTGCTATGTTTGGTGAGACAGTGGTTATGGCTACTGTAGTTAGACAAAATGAACCTAGCAATAGTTCTATAGTTCCACTAACTGTAAATTATCGACAAAAAGCTGCAGCTATAggccgtataccaacaaatttttTTCGTAGAGAATTTGGTTTCACAGAACAAGAGGTTCTCACAAGTAGAGTAATAGATAGATCCATACGCCCACTGTTTAGTGAAGAGTATAGTTATGAAACACAATTAGTGTGTAACTTAATGGCTGTTGATGGAATTCATGATCCAGATGTGCTAGCTATTAATGCTGCGTCAGCAGTTTTAAGCATTTCTGATGTTCCATGGGATGGACCTGTAGCAGCTGTGAAAGTTGGTCTTGTTAATAATGAATTCATAATTAATCCTGTACGACAAGAACTTCAGCATAGTTCATTGAATCTTGTTGTGACATGCACAGGGAAGAATCTTATTGTCATGTTAGAGGGATCAGCTAATGATGTTTTAGAACAGGACCTTCGAAAAGCAATACGATTGGCTGTTAAAGAATGTCAAATAATTATACAGTCTATAATGAATTTACAAAAACAAGTTGGAAAATGTAAAGCAAAACTTCCACAGAATTCTGAAGTGCCCAATGATATGACAGATGCTGTAAGTGACTTTTCAAAAAATGAGCTACATAATATTTTTACATGTTATAGTCATGATAAAATGTCACGAGACAATGCTATTAATGATCTGAGATCCAAAATGTTAAACAGCTTGACACATGATAATCCAAACAATGCAGAATTTGCTACAAAAGCTTTTGACAAGCTTATTAAACAAGTTTTTAGATCTTTagtatttgaaaaaaataaaag GTGTGATGGCCGTGAAATGGATCAGATAAGAGATATCACATGCCAAGTAAATTTATTTCGACCAGTTCATGGTTCTGCCTTTTTTCAGAGAGGACAAACTCAAGTTTTATGTGCAGTAACTCTGGATTCTATAGAAAATGCTCTTAAACTGGATCTTGTATCGATGTTGGCTAG TGGAGTAAAAGAAAAgaacttttttttgcattacgaATTTCCTCCATATGCAACTAACGAAACAGGCAGACTTGCTGGATTTAATCGTAGAGAAATAGGTCACGGTGCATTAGCAGAAAAAAGTCTACAATGCGTGGTACCAAAAGATTATCCATTTGCTATAAGACTCACAAGTGAAGTATTAGAATCCAATG GTTCTTCTTCTATGGCTACTGTATGTGGTGGAAGTTTAGCATTGATGGATGCAGGTGTACCAATATCAGCTCCAGTTGCTGGTGTAGCTATAGGATTAATAACAAAAGTTCGACAAAAGGATAAAAAAAACatcgaaaaatataaaatattaacagATATATTA GGTATAGAGGACTATCTTGGAGATATGGATTTTAAAATAGCTGGCACAAAGAAAGGATTTACCGCATTACAGGCTGATGTAAAGATACCAGGTAttcctttgaaaataataatggaAAGCATCATGCAAGCAAGTGTAGCCAAAAGTCGAATCATTGCTACTATGAATAAAGTACTTTCATCGTCGAAGACTGATAAGAAAGAGAACAAACCTGTAGTTGAAACTATTGAAATTCCTGTGCAAAAGAGAGCAAAGTTTCTTGGCGTGGGAGGaataaatttaaagaaaatCTTTCTTGAAACAGGAGTCAAT ATACATCTACAAGATGAGAATGTGTATTCTGTATTCGCGCCAAATCAGAATGCAATGGACGAAGCCAAAGAAATGATAAATAAACTTTTTGAGAAAACTGCTGAACCAACATTAACATTTGGTGATATTTATAAAGCGAAGATAACTGAAATTCGTGAAGGAGGAGTTATGGTTACGTTATATCCTAACATGGCCCCAACGTTATTACCCATTTCACAGTTAGATCGACGTAAAGTATATCATCCTAGCGCGCTTGGATTAGAGGTTGGCCAGGAAATAGAAGTAAAGTATTTCGGACGAGATCCAGTAAACGGACACATTAGATTATCGCGAAAAGTATTACAAGAACCATGCTCCGATGTACGAAATTTCATTTCTGCTGAAGCAAAATAG
- the LOC143179038 gene encoding cytochrome b-c1 complex subunit 9-like, whose amino-acid sequence MAARFIYRYIFKRSSTFTLAIVITSMFFERAYDHACENIFEWINEGRLWSDIKHRYEDPTEQLSHKHNVLRKDSIESQKESKEATKND is encoded by the exons ATGGCTGCACGTTTTATTTATCGCTATATTTTCAAGCGATCatccaccttcactctggccatCGTCATTACCTCGATGTTTTTCGAAAGAGCTTACGACCACGCTTGCGAAAACATATTTGAATGGATTAACGAAGGA AGACTTTGGTCGGATATAAAACATAGGTATGAAGATCCGACGGAGCAATTAAGTCACAAACACAATGTGCTTAGAAAAGACTCTATCGAGTCACAAAAAGAATCCAAGGAGGCTACAAAAAATGATTGA
- the LOC143179189 gene encoding uncharacterized protein LOC143179189, whose translation MNLVQVPTKVVRSKHIHSISLANNQISNIDENIFKNVPNLDCLNLARNIIPFEELLNFRHDNLKTLILSHQRHNEWHTSSISNNNVDFNAVLGKPHSYFPKLENLYLDGIQFKYFQHSFNVSFPRLINLYLRDIGLQFVKPYLFQKLPYSLKSFHLENNNIETFHLVDMANVEALYLDGNRLKTFDVPTSNLRTLSLVNCNISNSFLNISQTNFPVLTTLDLSHNIISDIPTYFINGQFFPMLQSLFLHDNYLMVFPDLPYFDKLTTLSLSNNEIRSITHTITLTKLRKLSLQNNEISHIGELAFSKLYYLEELNLSQNKLQTLHSEWSLNLKNLVYLNLKSNLFTTISDMRLTPLLNLRKLYINGNRLMEIHESALVFVPKNCTVYIL comes from the coding sequence ATGAATCTTGTGCAAGTTCCTACGAAAGTAGTCAGAAGCAAACATATACATTCTATTTCTTTAGCAAACAATCAAATTAGTAACATTGACGAAAACATCTTCAAAAATGTTCCAAATTTGGACTGTTTGAATCTGGCGCGAAATATAATTCCgtttgaagaactgttgaatttcagACATGATAATTTGAAAACCTTAATCTTAAGTCATCAACGGCACAATGAATGGCATACTTCATCCATTTCAAACAACAATGTAGACTTTAATGCGGTACTTGGCAAGCCACACTCCTATTTTCCAAAGTTGGAAAACCTTTATTTAGACGGAATTcagtttaaatattttcaacatTCTTTCAACGTATCTTTTCCACGACTTATAAATTTATATCTTAGGGATATTGGTTTACAATTCGTCAAACCTTATTTATTCCAAAAATTACCCTATAGCTTGAAAAGTTTTCATTTAGAGAACAATAATATTGAaactttccatctcgtggatATGGCGAACGTAGAAGCATTATACTTAGACGGAAATCGTCTCAAAACGTTCGACGTTCCTACCAGTAATCTAAGAACGCTTTCACTGGTTAATTGTAACATAAGTAACTCTTTTTTGAATATATCACAAACAAATTTTCCAGTTTTAACGACATTAGATTTGTCGCACAACATAATTAGTGATATCCCAACATATTTTATCAACGGACAATTTTTCCCTATGTTACAATCTTTGTTTTTGCATGACAACTATTTGATGGTTTTTCCTGATTTACCTTACTTTGATAAGCTCACAACATTGTCTCTAAGTAATAATGAGATTCGCAGTATTACGCATACAATTACGTTGACTAAATTGAGAAAATTAAGTCTACAGAATAATGAAATAAGTCACATCGGTGAGTTGGCTTTTTCAAAACTTTATTACCTCGAAGAATTAAatttatcacaaaataaattacAAACGTTGCACAGTGAATGGTCtctgaatttgaaaaatttagtaTATTTGAATTTGAAGTCAAATTTATTCACTACAATTTCTGACATGAGATTAACACCATTACTAAATCTTAGAAAACTTTATATAAACGGTAATCGTTTGATGGAGATACACGAAAGTGCGTTAGTATTCGTGCCCAAGAATTGTACCGTGTATATAttgtaa